The following proteins come from a genomic window of Alnus glutinosa chromosome 10, dhAlnGlut1.1, whole genome shotgun sequence:
- the LOC133880457 gene encoding protein GRAVITROPIC IN THE LIGHT 1: protein MTDMDGSSKPPQISEMFQKFALAFKSKTFEFFADIEAVEDSDGFYVLESADEVITDQKVVVIKPDPIDGNPLPALPSPAPPQSVIARPLGKTPTKTINTQMAQTLISSIFATISSFEASYFQLQAAHVPFVEESVKEADRALVSHLQRLSEFKQFYKDCCRNSDFGSDLPIGSCLEAQVQENQSKLRTLGTVSDRLQLEIDQKDNEVLALRKTLGEIQKSNLKLAKRLSGNLNSCCEVLFTVRVFDSVLHDAYRATHRFTKILIELMRKAMWDLDLAANSVYSDIEYAKTQHNQYAFLSYVCLLMFRGFDLEGFGVGEKEFVSNGHVSNSEEHLTSLKQLLEHVSSNPMELLSMNQNCEFSKFCESKYQELIHPTMESSIFSNLDRYEAILNSWKSLSVFYESFVRMASSIWTLHKLAFSFDPVVEIFKVERGVDFSMVYMEDVTRRFMLPGKTRAKVGFTVVPGFKIGRTVIQSQVYLSGLKWTD, encoded by the coding sequence ATGACGGACATGGATGGGTCCTCAAAACCCCCACAAATCTCTGAAATGTTCCAGAAATTCGCCCTGGCTTTCAAGTCCAAGACCTTCGAGTTCTTCGCCGACATCGAAGCCGTCGAGGACTCCGACGGCTTTTACGTCCTTGAATCCGCCGACGAAGTCATCACCGACCAGAAAGTCGTGGTCATCAAACCGGACCCAATTGATGGTAACCCTCTGCCCGCACTACCATCACCAGCACCGCCACAGTCAGTGATAGCAAGGCCGTTGGGGAAGACCCCGACCAAAACCATCAATACCCAGATGGCCCAGACCCTGATTTCTTCGATTTTCGCCACCATTTCCTCGTTTGAAGCTTCGTATTTTCAGTTACAGGCTGCCCACGTTCCGTTTGTTGAGGAAAGTGTGAAGGAGGCGGATAGAGCTTTGGTCTCACATCTTCAAAGGTTGTCCGAGTTCAAGCAATTCTATAAGGATTGCTGTAGAAACTCTGATTTTGGTTCTGATTTGCCAATTGGGTCTTGCTTGGAAGCTCAGGTGCAAGAGAATCAGAGCAAGCTGCGCACACTCGGGACCGTCTCGGACCGGCTACAGTTGGAGATTGATCAGAAAGACAACGAGGTTTTGGCTTTGAGGAAGACGTTGGGTGAGATTCAGAAGTCCAATTTGAAGTTGGCAAAGAGGTTATCGGGTAATTTGAATTCATGTTGTGAGGTTCTGTTCACTGTTAGAGTATTTGATTCTGTTTTACATGATGCTTATAGAGCAACACATAGGTTTACCAAGATTTTGATTGAATTGATGAGAAAAGCTATGTGGGATTTGGATTTGGCTGCCAATTCTGTTTATTCAGATATTGAGTATGCGAAAACACAACATAATCAGTATGCTTTTTTGTCATATGTTTGTTTATTGATGTTTAGAGGATTTGATTTAGAAGGGTTTGGAGTGGGTGAGAAAGAATTTGTGTCTAATGGGCATGTTTCGAACTCGGAAGAGCATCTTACTTCTTTGAAGCAGTTACTCGAGCACGTATCCAGCAATCCTATGGAGTTGCTAAGTATGAATCAGAACtgtgaattttcaaaattttgtgagAGTAAGTATCAGGAGCTTATCCATCCAACCATGGAATCATCAATTTTCAGTAATTTGGATCGATACGAAGCGATATTAAATTCGTGGAAGTCATTGAGTGTGTTCTATGAGTCATTTGTCAGAATGGCAAGCTCGATTTGGACACTACATAAGTTGGCCTTTTCGTTTGATCCTGTGGTTGAGATTTTTAAAGTTGAGAGAGGCGTGGATTTCTCCATGGTGTACATGGAAGATGTCACAAGGAGATTTATGTTGCCAGGTAAAACTAGAGCAAAGGTGGGGTTCACAGTGGTTCCAGGTTTTAAAATCGGAAGGACAGTAATTCAGTCTCAAGTTTATTTAAGTGGCTTGAAATGGACAGACTAG